Proteins co-encoded in one Flavobacterium sp. M31R6 genomic window:
- a CDS encoding SCO family protein: MLKNKSYIGISFVILVFGIYAVPKIVDRMQNNSVVQGDRLDKVSGSKAVDGKLVKVGPAPKFELTNQDNVKISNDFYKGKVYVLEFFFATCPSICPKMNANMVTLQNEFFGNPNFGIVSITIDPVHDTPSVLKEHAKILGVKSSNWNFLTGDHDYIYNLSNKGFNIYVGENSKAKGGFEHSGLFALIDKNGNIRCRKDDYGNPILYYDGLEKKGIRDIQQDIQVLLKE, from the coding sequence ATGCTTAAAAACAAATCATATATAGGAATTTCTTTTGTGATACTTGTTTTTGGAATATATGCTGTTCCAAAAATTGTAGATAGAATGCAGAATAATAGTGTGGTTCAAGGTGATCGTTTGGACAAAGTAAGCGGTTCTAAAGCTGTAGATGGGAAGTTGGTTAAAGTTGGGCCTGCGCCAAAGTTTGAACTGACAAATCAAGATAATGTGAAAATTTCTAATGATTTTTATAAAGGGAAAGTGTATGTTTTAGAATTTTTCTTTGCAACATGTCCTTCCATTTGTCCTAAAATGAACGCCAATATGGTGACGCTTCAAAATGAGTTTTTTGGGAATCCTAATTTTGGGATTGTCTCGATAACTATTGATCCAGTCCATGATACACCGTCTGTTTTAAAAGAGCACGCAAAAATATTGGGGGTGAAATCCTCCAATTGGAATTTCCTGACGGGTGACCATGATTATATCTACAATTTGTCCAACAAAGGATTTAATATTTATGTTGGTGAGAACAGTAAAGCGAAAGGTGGTTTTGAACATTCGGGACTTTTTGCTTTGATAGATAAAAATGGAAATATCAGATGTAGAAAAGACGATTACGGTAATCCGATTTTATATTATGATGGATTGGAGAAAAAGGGAATTAGAGATATTCAGCAGGATATTCAAGTTTTGCTCAAAGAATAA
- a CDS encoding cytochrome C oxidase subunit IV family protein, which yields MSHAHVSNTKRIWTVFGLLSLITTVEVAFGIIRPDALYMHTFLTMSLLNWLFIILTLVKAYYIVWAFMHMEGEKKSLRNAVVFPLIFLVCYLLFILLTEGDYVFEVFKNSTIKWNF from the coding sequence ATGTCACACGCACATGTTTCTAATACAAAAAGAATTTGGACTGTTTTTGGTCTATTGTCTTTAATCACAACTGTTGAGGTTGCTTTTGGTATCATCAGACCAGATGCATTATATATGCATACTTTTTTAACAATGAGTTTGTTAAACTGGTTGTTTATCATACTAACATTAGTTAAGGCATATTATATTGTATGGGCATTTATGCACATGGAAGGAGAAAAAAAGTCATTGAGAAATGCAGTTGTTTTTCCATTAATATTCTTAGTTTGTTATTTGCTTTTTATTTTATTGACAGAGGGAGACTATGTATTTGAGGTTTTTAAAAATTCTACCATTAAATGGAATTTTTAA
- a CDS encoding VanZ family protein, which translates to MVALLWTGIVSYFCLVNSNEIPVINIPNLDKCIHTFFHLVFTFVWFLFFRKQLQSDNAIKPLMYSFVFSFVFGIAIEMLQQSITTTRHADILDVVANSTGAILAVFTVLICNKFNILNSILKK; encoded by the coding sequence TTGGTTGCTTTACTATGGACTGGGATAGTGAGTTATTTTTGTTTGGTTAACTCAAATGAAATTCCTGTCATAAATATTCCAAATCTGGACAAGTGCATTCATACTTTCTTTCATTTAGTGTTTACTTTTGTTTGGTTTTTGTTTTTTCGAAAACAGCTTCAAAGTGATAATGCAATTAAGCCTTTGATGTACTCTTTTGTTTTTTCTTTTGTTTTTGGAATAGCAATTGAAATGTTGCAACAATCAATCACGACAACTAGACATGCCGATATTTTGGACGTAGTTGCCAATAGTACTGGAGCAATATTGGCTGTTTTTACAGTTTTAATTTGTAATAAATTCAATATTTTAAATTCAATATTAAAAAAATAA
- the cyoE gene encoding heme o synthase, whose product MSSALNTTPNSISFKSIYVDFKAITKAGLAISVVFSSIAGYVLGFDSTHSFSWLVLLKLAIGGYCMVGASNAYNQVIEKDLDALMDRTKNRPVASGRMSPSLALIVASLLTVVGVALLYTINPKTAMFGAISIFLYTSIYTPLKTVTSLSVFVGAFPGAIPFMLGWVAATGEFGIEAGTLFLIQFFWQFPHFWAIGWFLYEDYEKAGFFMLPTGKKDKGTSLQIILYTIWLIIASLLPALGYTGRLFITPVASILVLCLGLWMLFYSVRLYQIKTAKAARTLMLVSVSYITLLQLVYILDKFLR is encoded by the coding sequence ATTTCATCTGCATTGAATACAACACCTAATTCCATTTCGTTCAAGTCTATTTATGTTGATTTTAAAGCAATTACAAAGGCGGGTTTAGCTATTAGTGTTGTTTTTTCTTCAATCGCTGGTTATGTATTAGGATTTGATTCTACACATTCTTTTAGCTGGTTGGTTTTGTTAAAACTGGCAATAGGAGGATATTGTATGGTTGGAGCTTCGAATGCTTACAATCAAGTTATAGAAAAAGATTTGGATGCTTTGATGGATCGAACAAAGAATCGTCCTGTTGCTTCTGGAAGAATGTCTCCTAGTTTGGCTTTGATCGTAGCAAGTTTGCTTACTGTTGTGGGTGTGGCTTTACTTTATACGATAAATCCAAAAACAGCCATGTTTGGCGCTATCTCAATTTTCTTATATACCAGTATTTATACACCACTTAAAACAGTAACTTCGCTGTCGGTTTTTGTGGGTGCTTTTCCGGGAGCAATTCCTTTTATGTTAGGATGGGTTGCTGCAACAGGGGAGTTTGGTATTGAAGCGGGAACTTTGTTTTTGATTCAGTTTTTCTGGCAATTTCCTCATTTTTGGGCCATTGGTTGGTTTTTATATGAAGATTATGAAAAAGCAGGTTTCTTTATGTTGCCAACAGGTAAAAAGGATAAAGGGACTTCTTTACAAATAATATTATATACCATCTGGTTGATTATTGCGTCTCTTTTGCCTGCATTAGGGTACACCGGGCGTTTGTTTATTACACCAGTTGCATCGATTTTAGTATTATGTCTTGGGCTTTGGATGTTGTTTTATTCGGTTCGTCTGTATCAAATAAAAACGGCAAAAGCTGCAAGAACGTTAATGCTGGTAAGTGTTTCTTATATTACGTTATTACAATTAGTGTATATTTTGGATAAATTTTTAAGATAA
- a CDS encoding DUF420 domain-containing protein, which yields MENNTIEQKYNKWIVLLSIAIPLAVAVLFKVKLKDFGFDVTPLSFLPPIYATVNGITAVLLVAAVLAIKNGNRKRHELLMKMAIGCSVAFLVMYVAYHMTAESTKYGGDGVLKYVYFFILITHIFLSIAIIPLVLITYVRALASKFDKHKKIAKITFPIWLYVAVTGVIVYLMISPYYV from the coding sequence ATGGAAAATAATACTATAGAACAAAAATATAATAAATGGATTGTGTTGCTGTCAATTGCAATTCCTCTTGCAGTGGCAGTTCTTTTTAAAGTGAAGTTAAAAGATTTTGGATTTGATGTAACGCCTCTATCGTTTTTACCGCCTATTTATGCTACTGTAAATGGAATAACGGCAGTATTGTTGGTTGCTGCAGTATTGGCTATTAAAAACGGTAATCGAAAGCGTCACGAATTATTAATGAAAATGGCCATTGGATGTTCGGTTGCTTTTCTTGTCATGTATGTTGCCTATCACATGACGGCAGAATCTACAAAATATGGAGGAGATGGAGTTTTAAAATATGTCTATTTCTTTATTTTGATTACCCATATTTTTTTATCGATTGCCATAATACCGTTGGTTTTGATAACTTACGTTCGTGCCTTGGCCAGTAAATTTGATAAACATAAAAAAATTGCCAAAATCACTTTTCCAATTTGGCTTTATGTGGCCGTAACTGGAGTAATTGTGTATTTAATGATTTCGCCTTATTATGTTTAG
- a CDS encoding cytochrome c oxidase subunit 3, whose translation MEMTMTAEDYKLRTARSYKLILLFAMVSMTMMFAGLTSAYVVSQSRADWLKDFQLPSAFYFSTIAILGCSVTFHLAKKAIQKDNRSKTTSLLLATLALGISFIVLQFVGFGQIVANGHYFTGNASSITTTFLYVIVVVHLIHLAGGMISLLIIIYNHFKQKYNSTQTLGIELGAMYWHFLDFLWVYLFLFLYFFK comes from the coding sequence ATGGAAATGACAATGACAGCCGAAGATTATAAATTAAGAACGGCAAGATCTTATAAATTGATTTTATTGTTCGCTATGGTGAGCATGACAATGATGTTTGCGGGTCTAACGAGTGCGTATGTAGTGAGTCAATCACGAGCAGATTGGTTGAAAGATTTTCAATTGCCATCCGCTTTTTATTTTAGTACCATTGCTATTTTGGGATGTAGTGTTACTTTTCATTTGGCCAAAAAAGCGATTCAAAAAGACAATCGTAGCAAGACTACTTCATTACTTTTGGCAACATTAGCTTTGGGGATTTCATTCATAGTATTGCAATTTGTTGGATTTGGACAAATAGTTGCGAATGGCCATTATTTTACTGGAAATGCTAGTTCTATCACTACAACATTCTTGTATGTAATAGTGGTGGTTCATTTGATTCACCTTGCTGGAGGTATGATATCATTATTAATTATTATTTATAATCATTTTAAACAAAAATATAATTCAACCCAAACTCTTGGAATAGAACTAGGTGCAATGTATTGGCACTTTCTAGACTTCTTGTGGGTTTATTTATTTTTATTTTTATATTTCTTTAAATAA
- the gcvH gene encoding glycine cleavage system protein GcvH, whose amino-acid sequence MSIPANLKYTKDHEWVSLEGDVATVGITHFAQKELGDIVYVEVETLDQTLDKDEVFGTVEAVKTVSDLFLPLSGEIIAFNDALESNPESVNADPYGAGWMIKVKISNPSEVEELLSSEAYKELIGA is encoded by the coding sequence ATGAGCATACCAGCAAATTTAAAGTACACAAAAGATCACGAATGGGTTAGTCTTGAAGGAGATGTTGCTACAGTGGGAATCACTCATTTTGCACAAAAGGAATTAGGAGATATTGTATATGTTGAAGTTGAAACATTGGATCAAACTTTAGATAAAGATGAAGTTTTTGGAACAGTTGAAGCTGTAAAAACAGTATCTGATTTGTTTCTTCCTTTGTCTGGGGAAATCATCGCATTCAATGATGCTTTAGAAAGTAATCCAGAAAGTGTAAATGCAGATCCTTATGGTGCTGGATGGATGATCAAAGTGAAAATTTCGAATCCGTCAGAAGTTGAAGAGTTACTTTCAAGTGAGGCGTATAAAGAACTTATAGGTGCCTAA
- a CDS encoding glycoside hydrolase family 18 protein → MRKHIMTFLLVITCLSLQAQKSKNFSVLAYYTGDDKQINDFEVDKLTHIIYSFCHLKDGKLNVDNANDSITIKHLVSLKTKYPKLKIMLSLGGWGGCENCSSAFSTASGRAVFAKSVKEVNDYFKTDGLDLDWEYPTIKGFPDHLYQPADRKNFTELVKVLRTELGNANELSFAAGGFQKYLDESVEWELVMPLVDRVNIMSYDLVNGYSKVTGHHTPLFSTNKDEESTDRAVEYLLKLGIPSHKIVIGSAFYTRTWKDVENINNGLYQPGIHTGGVSFNNFKDELTEEKGWKYFWDKKANAPYWYNQKEKMFATSDDIASVKAKTSYVIKKKLGGIMFWELGLDTTRNGMVNAIYEFKTKK, encoded by the coding sequence ATGAGAAAACACATAATGACTTTTCTTTTAGTGATCACATGTCTTAGTTTACAAGCTCAAAAAAGTAAAAACTTTTCAGTATTGGCCTATTATACAGGTGATGACAAACAGATAAATGATTTTGAAGTTGATAAATTAACTCATATTATATATAGTTTCTGTCATCTTAAAGATGGAAAACTAAATGTTGATAATGCCAATGATTCTATCACAATTAAGCATTTAGTTTCATTAAAAACCAAATATCCTAAGCTGAAAATAATGTTGTCTCTAGGCGGTTGGGGTGGTTGTGAAAACTGTTCGAGTGCTTTTTCAACTGCTTCAGGGAGGGCTGTTTTCGCTAAATCTGTAAAAGAAGTTAATGACTATTTTAAAACCGACGGGTTGGATTTGGATTGGGAATATCCTACGATTAAAGGGTTTCCAGATCATTTATATCAACCGGCTGATAGAAAGAATTTCACGGAGTTGGTAAAAGTTTTAAGGACTGAATTAGGAAATGCTAACGAATTAAGTTTTGCGGCAGGAGGTTTTCAGAAATATTTGGACGAATCTGTAGAGTGGGAATTGGTAATGCCACTAGTGGATCGTGTAAATATTATGAGTTATGACTTAGTGAATGGATATTCAAAAGTTACAGGTCATCATACACCGCTTTTTAGTACCAATAAAGATGAGGAATCTACAGATAGAGCAGTTGAATATCTGCTGAAATTAGGAATTCCATCTCATAAAATAGTTATTGGCTCGGCTTTTTACACACGAACATGGAAAGATGTAGAGAATATTAACAATGGATTATATCAGCCGGGAATCCATACTGGAGGCGTGAGTTTTAATAATTTTAAAGACGAATTGACTGAAGAGAAAGGGTGGAAGTATTTTTGGGATAAAAAAGCAAATGCTCCATATTGGTACAATCAGAAAGAAAAAATGTTTGCAACAAGTGATGATATTGCCTCTGTAAAAGCGAAAACTTCTTATGTTATAAAAAAGAAACTTGGAGGGATTATGTTTTGGGAACTTGGTTTGGATACAACCAGAAATGGTATGGTAAACGCTATTTATGAATTTAAAACTAAAAAATAG
- a CDS encoding DUF4403 family protein — protein MLKSLSILIISLSTLALTTSCSSTSQKIEALKPEPDDAVPLTYTNTPSYINLPVSIKLKDIENQTNALLNGLIYEDNNIEDDNIEIKVWKQAPITIVNDHGKEGEKIKTVLPLKIWAKYRIGTKTMGVDLYKTQEFNLNGVVTLLSSVSLNNWRLSSKTTLKSLDWVESPTMTVFGKNMPVTYLINPAVSLFKSKIEKSIDTAIEDSMDFKPNVMEALSKICTPLEMSETYKSWLRIVPIEAYSTNAKLKNDSFLLNMGMKCNMETSIGKKPESKFEANKIVLKAVEKIPEQISANIAAVSTYQEASKLMTTNFVGQEFGSGSKKVKVQNVAIWHKEGKLVIALDLLGSVNGTIYLTGIPQYNDTTKEIYFDKLDYVLDTKSKLMRTANWLAQGIILRKIQESCRYSIKQNLDEAKQSMMTYLKNYSPMPGVFINGKMEDIQFQKIELTNQAMIAFIKVNGNINVAINGLK, from the coding sequence ATGCTAAAATCACTTTCGATTCTAATTATTTCCTTATCTACATTAGCGTTAACAACAAGTTGCTCATCAACTTCCCAAAAAATAGAAGCCTTAAAACCCGAACCGGACGATGCCGTACCACTGACTTATACAAATACACCTTCGTATATAAATCTGCCTGTCAGTATTAAACTAAAAGATATTGAAAACCAGACCAACGCCTTATTGAATGGTTTAATCTATGAAGACAACAACATCGAAGACGACAATATCGAAATAAAAGTTTGGAAACAAGCCCCAATAACTATTGTCAATGACCATGGAAAAGAAGGCGAAAAAATCAAAACCGTTTTACCCTTAAAAATTTGGGCAAAATATAGAATCGGGACAAAAACCATGGGGGTTGATTTATACAAAACACAAGAGTTTAATTTAAATGGAGTAGTCACTTTGTTGAGCAGCGTAAGTCTGAACAATTGGAGACTAAGTTCAAAAACAACATTAAAATCATTGGATTGGGTAGAAAGTCCAACAATGACAGTTTTTGGAAAAAATATGCCTGTAACGTATCTCATCAATCCTGCCGTAAGTCTTTTCAAATCAAAAATCGAAAAAAGTATTGATACAGCCATCGAAGATTCTATGGATTTCAAACCTAATGTAATGGAGGCGCTATCCAAAATATGCACTCCTCTTGAGATGAGTGAAACCTATAAAAGCTGGCTCAGAATTGTTCCAATTGAAGCATATTCAACCAATGCCAAATTAAAAAATGATTCCTTTCTACTCAATATGGGAATGAAATGTAATATGGAAACTTCGATTGGAAAAAAGCCTGAATCAAAATTTGAAGCGAACAAAATTGTACTGAAAGCAGTTGAAAAGATTCCAGAACAAATTTCTGCCAATATTGCTGCCGTCTCTACTTATCAAGAAGCTTCCAAATTAATGACGACTAATTTTGTTGGACAAGAATTTGGATCCGGGAGCAAAAAAGTAAAAGTTCAAAATGTGGCTATTTGGCACAAAGAAGGAAAATTGGTAATTGCTTTGGATCTTTTAGGCTCTGTAAACGGAACAATTTATTTGACTGGAATTCCGCAATATAATGACACAACCAAAGAAATATATTTTGACAAATTGGATTATGTATTAGACACCAAAAGCAAATTAATGCGTACAGCAAACTGGTTGGCCCAAGGGATTATTTTGAGAAAGATACAAGAAAGTTGTCGTTATTCTATCAAGCAAAATTTGGATGAAGCCAAACAAAGCATGATGACTTATCTTAAAAACTACTCTCCTATGCCTGGCGTTTTCATTAACGGAAAAATGGAAGACATTCAATTTCAAAAAATAGAGCTGACGAATCAAGCAATGATTGCTTTTATAAAAGTAAATGGAAACATAAACGTTGCCATTAACGGACTGAAATAA
- the deoC gene encoding deoxyribose-phosphate aldolase has protein sequence MNIKDYLDSTYLKTNTQAGLSESENIVVAQGFIQEAIDEGFKLIMIRPDRVTLAKEMIVAAQSKVLVGTVIDFPEGKSSLDKKLDEAFECIQNGADDLDFVCNYEAFKAGDIDLVKEEILGGTQLGLKHNKTVKWIIEVAALNELQIAQLSALIKNVVISNFSEESFSSVFVKSSTGFYKTENDLPNGATVSSIKIMLENASPLPVKAAGGVRTYEEAMQMIELGVKRIGTSGAKAIANGEESSSQY, from the coding sequence ATGAACATTAAGGATTATTTGGATTCTACCTATTTAAAAACCAATACTCAAGCTGGTTTGAGCGAAAGTGAAAACATAGTTGTAGCTCAGGGTTTTATTCAGGAAGCTATAGACGAGGGTTTTAAATTGATAATGATACGTCCTGATAGAGTTACTTTGGCAAAGGAAATGATAGTTGCTGCACAGTCCAAAGTATTGGTTGGGACGGTGATAGACTTTCCGGAAGGGAAATCTTCTTTGGATAAAAAATTAGATGAGGCTTTTGAATGTATTCAAAATGGTGCCGATGATTTGGATTTTGTCTGTAATTATGAAGCTTTCAAAGCGGGAGACATAGATTTGGTTAAAGAAGAAATTCTAGGAGGTACTCAGCTAGGATTGAAACACAATAAAACAGTAAAATGGATTATTGAAGTGGCAGCTTTAAATGAATTGCAGATTGCACAATTGTCCGCATTGATTAAAAATGTGGTGATTTCTAATTTTAGCGAGGAATCGTTTAGTTCTGTTTTTGTGAAATCATCAACAGGTTTTTATAAAACAGAAAATGATTTACCTAATGGCGCTACTGTTTCTTCTATCAAAATAATGCTTGAAAATGCATCGCCACTTCCTGTCAAAGCGGCTGGTGGAGTAAGAACGTATGAAGAAGCCATGCAGATGATTGAGCTTGGTGTAAAACGTATTGGAACTTCGGGGGCGAAAGCGATTGCAAATGGAGAAGAGTCTTCTTCTCAATATTGA
- a CDS encoding gliding motility protein RemB, with the protein MIKNYFSFLLFLGALAVNAQTPASSKLESSDERFPVFSNCQNLQGQDLKNCFYNEVQQHVYHNFKVPEKLQQNNYKGLVKVLFEVDVTGKFKVLYINSNNEELIAETKRVFAGFPKIDPPTYAGNPTYSKFNISIDIPLLSPEEIAATLLAKKENINVNEGLTELDSIVYKRFDNPQFSSHLSIPFSHSYYAQFDGEINQVGSNNHTASKPYSYAEVEKYYNFQKVNASLMKNKSGWWGRKVWNENLAEIKGEGYWFALNFLFNVQGGISNPSKTDYTFVNTRALNFKGGLGNHLNFTTTFYESQGRFADYYNAYANSIKPSGGNPAIVPGIGIAKSYNSDAYDFPLADANISYNAAKFLDLQLGYGKNFIGDGYRSLFLSDGASPYPFFKIDANFWKIKYTVNYMWLKDVRPEVTADRTYASKYMVNHYLSWNVSNRLNLGFFESAIWTNTNGRGFDANFINPIVFYRAVEFSSSSRSGNAVLGLSYKYKWNNQVNLYGQFLIDEFSTSDIAAGDNSWKNKLGYQLGAKYFNAFHVDNLVLQLEFNHVRPYVYSHSDPITNYGHNNQSLGHQWGGNFQELVLLGYYHKDRFYSNAKFTIGTRGLDFDTADNTFNYGQNIYKDYDESRPYDKGVKVGQGNKTSLFITEVQVGYLVNPATNLKFFGNFLYRNFDPTTNTAAVFKEQTTWFTVGFRSDVFNWYFDY; encoded by the coding sequence ATGATAAAAAACTATTTTTCTTTTCTTCTATTTCTTGGTGCATTAGCTGTAAATGCGCAAACTCCAGCTTCGAGTAAGTTGGAATCTTCTGATGAGCGCTTTCCTGTTTTTTCAAATTGTCAAAATTTGCAAGGACAAGATTTGAAAAATTGCTTCTATAATGAAGTTCAACAACACGTATATCATAATTTCAAAGTGCCCGAAAAGTTGCAACAGAATAATTATAAGGGACTTGTTAAAGTGCTTTTTGAAGTTGATGTGACAGGTAAATTTAAAGTGCTGTACATAAATTCGAATAATGAAGAGCTTATTGCCGAAACTAAAAGGGTCTTTGCTGGTTTTCCTAAAATTGACCCGCCTACATATGCTGGAAATCCAACTTACTCCAAGTTTAATATAAGTATAGATATTCCGTTGTTATCTCCTGAAGAGATTGCGGCAACGCTATTGGCAAAAAAAGAAAATATTAACGTAAACGAAGGCTTAACAGAATTGGATAGTATTGTTTACAAACGTTTTGATAATCCCCAATTTTCGAGTCATTTAAGTATTCCGTTTTCACATAGTTATTATGCTCAGTTTGACGGTGAAATAAATCAGGTAGGGAGCAATAATCATACAGCTTCAAAGCCATACTCTTATGCCGAAGTTGAAAAATATTATAATTTTCAAAAAGTCAATGCCAGTCTTATGAAAAATAAGTCAGGATGGTGGGGACGAAAAGTATGGAATGAAAATTTAGCAGAAATTAAGGGTGAAGGATATTGGTTTGCCTTAAATTTTTTGTTTAATGTTCAAGGTGGAATTTCCAATCCAAGCAAGACAGATTATACATTTGTGAATACAAGGGCACTTAATTTTAAAGGTGGCCTTGGGAATCATTTGAATTTCACAACCACTTTTTATGAAAGCCAAGGTCGTTTTGCCGATTATTACAATGCTTATGCTAATTCGATAAAGCCATCCGGAGGTAATCCTGCGATTGTACCGGGAATTGGTATTGCAAAATCGTATAATTCGGATGCTTATGATTTTCCTTTGGCTGATGCTAATATTTCCTATAATGCTGCAAAATTTTTGGATTTGCAATTGGGCTATGGAAAAAATTTTATTGGAGACGGTTATCGTTCCTTGTTCTTGAGTGATGGAGCGAGTCCTTATCCTTTTTTTAAGATAGATGCTAATTTTTGGAAAATTAAATATACCGTAAATTATATGTGGCTAAAAGATGTTCGTCCTGAAGTTACCGCTGATAGAACGTATGCCTCCAAATATATGGTGAATCACTATTTGAGTTGGAATGTTTCGAATCGATTGAATTTAGGTTTTTTTGAATCGGCTATTTGGACAAATACTAATGGAAGAGGTTTTGATGCAAATTTTATAAACCCAATCGTGTTTTATAGAGCAGTTGAGTTTTCGTCTTCATCCAGAAGTGGGAATGCTGTTTTGGGATTGAGCTATAAGTACAAATGGAACAATCAGGTAAATTTGTATGGGCAATTTCTTATTGATGAATTTTCTACTAGTGATATAGCAGCCGGCGATAATAGCTGGAAAAATAAATTGGGATATCAATTGGGAGCCAAATATTTCAATGCATTTCATGTAGATAATTTGGTGTTGCAATTGGAGTTTAATCATGTTCGGCCTTATGTTTACTCACATAGTGATCCGATTACCAATTATGGGCATAACAACCAAAGTTTAGGGCATCAATGGGGAGGAAATTTCCAGGAGTTGGTTTTGTTAGGCTATTATCATAAAGATAGATTTTATTCGAATGCTAAGTTTACTATAGGAACGCGAGGGCTTGATTTTGATACGGCTGATAATACTTTTAATTATGGTCAAAACATATATAAAGACTATGATGAAAGCAGACCTTATGACAAAGGGGTGAAAGTAGGACAGGGAAATAAAACAAGTCTTTTTATCACAGAAGTTCAGGTGGGTTATTTGGTGAATCCTGCTACTAATTTGAAGTTTTTTGGTAATTTTTTATATCGAAATTTTGATCCTACAACCAATACTGCAGCAGTATTTAAAGAACAAACTACTTGGTTTACTGTTGGTTTTAGGTCAGATGTATTTAATTGGTATTTTGATTATTAA
- a CDS encoding cytochrome c oxidase subunit 3, producing MEATVTTANSEKTWGGGNEPMGASYGKLMMWFFIVSDALTFSGFLAAYGFSRFKFIETWPLADEVFTHFPFLHGVSAPMYYVALMTFILIFSSVTMVLAVDAGHQMKKDKVALYMFLTIIGGLIFVGSQAWEWKNFIKGEYGAIETTGGSLLQFVDKEGHRVALEDFAAKLPVEREQLTRAKGKWFMDEAAIPTYTVAEVQAGFKTHPDVLVRIETLNKNKEKIVLSREESLVRLGQAKMVIEGANLTHNEYGSKLFADFFFFITGFHGFHVFSGIVINIIIFFNVLLGTYEKRGSYEMVEKVGLYWHFVDLVWVFVFTFFYLV from the coding sequence ATGGAAGCGACAGTTACTACTGCAAATAGTGAAAAAACTTGGGGAGGCGGCAATGAGCCAATGGGAGCAAGTTATGGTAAATTAATGATGTGGTTTTTTATCGTATCAGATGCCTTAACGTTCTCTGGATTTTTAGCAGCTTACGGGTTTTCTAGATTTAAATTTATTGAAACATGGCCATTAGCCGATGAGGTGTTTACACACTTTCCATTTTTACACGGTGTATCTGCTCCGATGTACTATGTGGCGTTGATGACTTTTATCTTGATTTTTTCGTCTGTAACAATGGTTTTGGCCGTTGATGCTGGACACCAAATGAAAAAGGATAAAGTAGCCCTTTATATGTTTCTTACAATCATTGGAGGTTTAATCTTCGTTGGTTCTCAAGCTTGGGAATGGAAAAATTTTATCAAAGGAGAATATGGTGCTATTGAAACAACAGGAGGTAGCTTGCTGCAGTTTGTTGACAAGGAAGGTCATCGTGTTGCTTTGGAAGATTTTGCTGCAAAATTACCAGTAGAAAGAGAACAATTAACAAGAGCTAAAGGAAAATGGTTCATGGATGAAGCAGCTATTCCTACTTATACAGTGGCAGAAGTTCAAGCTGGATTCAAAACTCATCCTGATGTTTTGGTAAGAATCGAAACTTTAAACAAAAACAAAGAAAAAATTGTCCTTTCTAGAGAAGAATCTCTAGTGCGTTTAGGTCAAGCTAAGATGGTTATTGAAGGAGCCAATCTAACTCATAATGAATACGGAAGTAAGCTTTTTGCTGATTTCTTCTTCTTTATTACAGGTTTCCACGGATTTCACGTTTTCTCAGGTATAGTAATCAATATCATTATCTTTTTTAATGTTCTTTTGGGTACTTACGAGAAAAGAGGAAGTTACGAAATGGTTGAGAAAGTGGGGTTGTACTGGCACTTTGTTGATTTAGTTTGGGTATTTGTTTTCACATTCTTCTATTTAGTTTAA